One window of the Anaeromyxobacter dehalogenans 2CP-C genome contains the following:
- a CDS encoding TIGR04563 family protein, whose protein sequence is MAATDKQKQSLYFPEETLREIMSEAVRLDRSLSWTVQQAWRLARNELKRFPSVNLHGEIARAPAPAHPPRERSAPLPASLERREPSEQVREFLKGKFDREFAG, encoded by the coding sequence ATGGCCGCAACGGACAAGCAGAAGCAGTCGCTCTACTTCCCGGAGGAGACGCTCCGCGAGATCATGAGCGAGGCGGTGCGCCTCGATCGGTCGCTCTCGTGGACCGTGCAGCAGGCGTGGCGCCTCGCGCGGAACGAGCTCAAGCGGTTCCCTTCGGTGAACTTGCACGGTGAGATCGCGCGCGCGCCGGCCCCCGCGCACCCCCCGCGCGAGCGCAGCGCACCGCTCCCGGCGTCGCTGGAGCGGCGCGAGCCCTCCGAGCAGGTGCGGGAGTTCCTGAAGGGCAAGTTCGACCGCGAGTTCGCGGGCTGA
- a CDS encoding ThiF family adenylyltransferase, which produces MADWVLRALDAELGGHPPERGGALLGPPGRPLLTRFEPDPGARASASQWAPSAGLGARVAALERGEGLELKGLVHSHPGALDQPSAQDARELAAGLAHNPHLGCYLGPVVSLAPAGAPGAHEVALPRGKLSLFAARRSRGGGTEVRPEPLRAVPLLRDLERAAAALGGGRAEGFVTDAGEGPLLAGRLRLDAGGEVLVLAGEHYPALPPVALGGGEGEATAQLELAWPLALAEEERLAAALAAVLEGPGPRRRAYGPPGGPALTRDAGRARLSGWTARLADGGPEAREEARRGGLRARSAARLPEALRERAVLVAGCGSVGSYLAELLARAGVGRLALLDPEAVEPANLSRTVYAAEDVGRPKPEALARRLLAVEPSIALALEPCAVDALPPAALDARVREADLVLAATDDPAAQRALDRFAYARGRPALFVGLYAGARGGEVIVTAPGRTACYLCATRSRHGLERAGGRVARELDYGTGRLRGEVALAADVQHVASAAAKLALSLLAPEGEGGLRPFAEDVIASGATYLTLSTVPGYWFYPQVFGDTPGQGAYQSVWLTPARAADCPVCGPPEARCDPLEVPRRAPDAEAIARALRDAAP; this is translated from the coding sequence GTGGCCGACTGGGTCCTCCGCGCCCTCGACGCGGAGCTCGGCGGCCATCCGCCGGAGCGCGGGGGCGCGCTGCTCGGACCCCCGGGGCGCCCGCTCCTGACCCGCTTCGAGCCGGATCCGGGGGCGCGCGCCAGCGCCAGCCAGTGGGCGCCGTCGGCGGGGCTGGGGGCGCGCGTGGCCGCGCTGGAGCGCGGCGAGGGGCTGGAGCTGAAGGGCCTCGTGCACTCGCACCCCGGCGCCCTGGACCAGCCCTCGGCGCAGGACGCCCGCGAGCTCGCCGCCGGGCTCGCGCACAACCCGCACCTCGGCTGCTACCTCGGGCCGGTCGTGTCGCTCGCGCCGGCGGGCGCGCCGGGCGCGCACGAGGTCGCGCTGCCGCGCGGGAAGCTCTCGCTGTTCGCCGCGCGCCGCTCGCGGGGCGGCGGCACCGAGGTCCGCCCCGAGCCGCTCCGCGCCGTCCCGCTGCTCCGCGACCTCGAGCGCGCGGCCGCGGCGCTGGGCGGCGGGCGGGCGGAGGGGTTCGTCACCGACGCGGGCGAGGGGCCGCTGCTGGCCGGGCGCCTGCGCCTCGACGCCGGCGGCGAGGTGCTGGTGCTCGCGGGGGAGCACTACCCGGCGCTCCCGCCGGTGGCGCTCGGCGGCGGCGAGGGCGAGGCCACCGCCCAGCTCGAGCTGGCGTGGCCGCTCGCGCTCGCCGAGGAGGAGCGGCTCGCCGCGGCGCTCGCGGCGGTGCTGGAGGGGCCCGGCCCGCGCCGGCGCGCGTACGGGCCGCCCGGCGGGCCGGCGCTGACGCGCGACGCCGGGCGGGCGCGGCTGTCGGGGTGGACGGCGCGGCTCGCGGACGGCGGCCCGGAGGCGCGCGAGGAGGCGCGGCGCGGCGGGCTGCGGGCGCGGAGCGCGGCGCGGCTCCCGGAGGCGCTGCGCGAGCGCGCCGTGCTGGTGGCCGGGTGCGGGTCGGTGGGCTCGTACCTGGCCGAGCTGCTGGCGCGCGCGGGGGTCGGGCGGCTCGCGCTGCTCGACCCCGAGGCGGTGGAGCCCGCGAACCTGTCGCGCACCGTCTACGCGGCCGAGGACGTGGGCCGGCCCAAGCCGGAGGCGCTGGCGCGGCGGCTGCTCGCCGTGGAGCCGTCGATCGCGCTGGCGCTGGAGCCGTGCGCGGTGGACGCGCTCCCGCCGGCGGCGCTGGACGCGCGGGTGCGCGAGGCGGACCTCGTGCTCGCCGCCACCGACGATCCCGCGGCGCAGCGCGCGCTCGACCGCTTCGCCTACGCGCGCGGGCGCCCGGCGCTGTTCGTGGGCCTGTACGCGGGCGCGCGGGGGGGCGAGGTGATCGTCACCGCCCCGGGCCGGACCGCCTGCTACCTGTGCGCGACCCGGAGCCGCCACGGCCTGGAGCGCGCCGGGGGGCGCGTGGCGCGCGAGCTGGACTACGGCACCGGGCGGCTGCGGGGCGAGGTCGCGCTCGCGGCCGACGTGCAGCACGTGGCGAGCGCCGCCGCGAAGCTGGCGCTCTCGCTGCTCGCGCCGGAGGGCGAGGGCGGGCTGCGGCCGTTCGCGGAGGACGTGATCGCGTCCGGCGCCACCTACCTCACGCTCTCGACCGTGCCCGGCTACTGGTTCTACCCGCAGGTGTTCGGC
- a CDS encoding succinate dehydrogenase/fumarate reductase iron-sulfur subunit — protein MSAHASEHGTMNLKLIVWRQAGPNEPGRFETYDAKGITPHHSFLEMLDVVNEDLIKAGKEPIVFDHDCREGICGACSAVVNGVPHGGYKRTTLCQLHMRKFKDGDAIYLEPWRARAFPIIKDLMVDRGALDRLIQAAGWTSAHTGGVPDGNSTPIPKRSADYAMDAAECIGCGACVAACPNGAAMLFAGAKVSQLNELPQGQVEAPERVAAMVQAMAENGFGNCSNHYECQAACPKGIDVKFIARLNREFRKALVLDKVGALTKSAKAE, from the coding sequence ATGAGCGCGCACGCTTCCGAGCACGGGACGATGAACCTGAAGCTCATCGTCTGGCGGCAGGCCGGTCCCAACGAGCCTGGACGCTTCGAGACCTACGACGCCAAGGGCATCACGCCGCATCACTCCTTCCTGGAGATGCTGGACGTGGTGAACGAGGACCTGATCAAGGCCGGCAAGGAGCCGATCGTCTTCGACCACGACTGCCGCGAGGGCATCTGCGGTGCCTGCTCGGCCGTGGTGAACGGCGTCCCGCACGGCGGCTACAAGCGCACCACGCTCTGCCAGCTGCACATGCGGAAGTTCAAGGACGGCGACGCGATCTACCTCGAGCCGTGGCGCGCCCGCGCGTTCCCCATCATCAAGGACCTGATGGTGGACCGCGGCGCCCTCGACCGCCTCATCCAGGCGGCCGGCTGGACGTCGGCCCACACCGGCGGCGTCCCCGACGGCAACTCGACGCCGATCCCGAAGCGCTCCGCCGACTACGCCATGGACGCCGCCGAGTGCATCGGCTGCGGCGCGTGCGTGGCGGCCTGCCCGAACGGCGCGGCGATGCTGTTCGCCGGCGCCAAGGTGTCGCAGCTCAACGAGCTGCCGCAGGGCCAGGTGGAGGCGCCGGAGCGCGTCGCCGCCATGGTCCAGGCGATGGCCGAGAACGGGTTCGGCAACTGCTCGAACCACTACGAGTGCCAGGCCGCCTGCCCGAAGGGCATCGACGTGAAGTTCATCGCCCGCCTGAACCGCGAGTTCCGCAAGGCGCTGGTGCTGGACAAGGTCGGCGCGCTGACGAAGTCCGCCAAGGCGGAGTAG
- a CDS encoding succinate dehydrogenase cytochrome b subunit, protein MRLFSDSIGRKIVMAVTGLIMVLFVVGHLLGNLSIFNGPDGINAYAEKLHQLAPLVWGTRVVVGLSVVLHAVLAVQITLENSAANPTRYAVQRSLKATFSGKTMIWTGLILGAFIVYHLLQFTLRVTPGLVLGQDGLGRFDVFGMVVQQFRIVPIAAIYVVGMIALFLHLKHGIQSTLQTLGWSNETLLPRWGVVGKTLAGILLVGFGAIPLLILAGIAGN, encoded by the coding sequence ATGCGACTGTTCTCGGACTCGATTGGCAGGAAGATCGTGATGGCCGTGACCGGCCTCATCATGGTCCTGTTCGTCGTCGGGCACCTGCTCGGAAACCTCTCGATCTTCAACGGGCCGGACGGCATCAACGCGTACGCGGAGAAGCTGCACCAGCTGGCGCCGCTGGTGTGGGGCACCCGGGTGGTGGTGGGACTCTCGGTGGTGCTGCACGCGGTCCTCGCGGTGCAGATCACCCTCGAGAACAGCGCCGCGAACCCGACGCGCTACGCGGTCCAGCGCAGCCTGAAGGCCACGTTCTCCGGCAAGACGATGATCTGGACGGGCCTCATCCTCGGCGCGTTCATCGTCTACCACCTGCTCCAGTTCACGCTGCGGGTGACCCCGGGCCTGGTGCTCGGCCAGGACGGGCTCGGCCGCTTCGACGTGTTCGGCATGGTGGTCCAGCAGTTCCGGATCGTGCCGATCGCCGCGATCTACGTGGTCGGGATGATCGCGCTGTTCCTCCACCTGAAGCACGGCATCCAGAGCACGCTGCAGACCCTCGGCTGGAGCAACGAGACGCTGCTGCCGCGCTGGGGCGTGGTCGGCAAGACGCTCGCCGGGATCCTGCTCGTCGGCTTCGGGGCCATTCCGCTGCTCATCCTCGCCGGCATCGCCGGGAACTAA
- a CDS encoding fumarate reductase/succinate dehydrogenase flavoprotein subunit — protein sequence MILDGKAPTGRIEESWDKYRFDLKLVNPANKRKFKILVVGTGLAGASAAATLGELGYNVETFCYQDSPRRAHSIAAQGGINAAKNYPNDGDSIYRLFYDTIKGGDFRAREADVWRLAQVSNNIIDQCVAQGVPFARDYAGYLDNRSFGGAQVSRTFYARGQTGQQLLLGAYSALSRQIKAGTVKLFARTEMLDLVVVDGEAKGITIRDLVTGEIRTHVGDAVVLATGGYVNVFYLSTNAMGCSVTANWKAHKKGAYFANPCFTQIHPTCIPQAGDYQSKLTLMSESLRNDGRIWVPKKKEDCNKPANEIPEEDRDYYLERKYPTFGNLAPRDIASRAAKEQCDEGRGVGPGGRGVYLDFAASIKRLGENVVRERYGNLFEMYERITDEDAYKQPMRIYPAPHYSMGGLWVDYNLMSNIPGLFVLGEANFSVHGANRLGASALMQGLADGYFVIPNTIAGYLATTKPGKVKADHPEFKKSVEEVHGASKKLLGINGKKTVTEFIRELGTTMWEDVGMARSKESLTKALQKIPAIRKEFWENVKVSGKGEELNQQLENAGRTADFLEFAELLARDALHREESCGGHFRVEHQYPDGEAKRDDANFCYTAAWEFKGIGKEPELHKEPLKFENVHLAVRSYK from the coding sequence GTGATCCTCGACGGAAAGGCACCTACCGGCCGCATCGAAGAGTCGTGGGACAAGTACCGCTTCGACCTGAAGCTGGTGAACCCCGCGAACAAGCGGAAGTTCAAGATCCTGGTGGTCGGCACCGGCCTCGCCGGCGCCTCGGCGGCCGCGACGCTCGGTGAGCTCGGCTACAACGTGGAGACGTTCTGCTACCAGGACTCTCCGCGGCGCGCGCACTCCATCGCGGCGCAGGGCGGCATCAACGCCGCGAAGAACTACCCGAACGACGGCGACAGCATCTACCGCCTGTTCTACGACACCATCAAGGGCGGCGACTTCCGCGCCCGCGAGGCCGACGTGTGGCGCCTCGCGCAGGTCAGCAACAACATCATCGACCAGTGCGTCGCGCAGGGCGTGCCGTTCGCGCGCGACTACGCCGGCTACCTCGACAACCGCTCCTTCGGCGGCGCGCAGGTGTCCCGCACCTTCTACGCGCGCGGCCAGACCGGCCAGCAGCTGCTGCTCGGCGCGTACTCGGCGCTGTCCCGGCAGATCAAGGCCGGCACCGTGAAGCTGTTCGCCCGCACCGAGATGCTGGACCTGGTGGTGGTGGACGGCGAGGCGAAGGGCATCACGATCCGCGACCTGGTCACCGGGGAGATCCGCACGCACGTCGGCGACGCGGTGGTGCTCGCCACCGGCGGCTACGTGAACGTGTTCTACCTGTCCACCAACGCGATGGGCTGCAGCGTCACCGCGAACTGGAAGGCGCACAAGAAGGGCGCCTACTTCGCGAACCCCTGCTTCACGCAGATCCACCCGACGTGCATCCCGCAGGCCGGTGACTACCAGTCGAAGCTGACGCTCATGTCCGAGTCGCTCCGCAACGACGGCCGGATCTGGGTGCCGAAGAAGAAGGAGGACTGCAACAAGCCGGCGAACGAGATCCCCGAGGAGGATCGCGACTACTACCTCGAGCGGAAGTACCCGACGTTCGGCAACCTCGCCCCCCGCGACATCGCGTCCCGCGCCGCCAAGGAGCAGTGCGACGAGGGCCGCGGCGTCGGCCCCGGCGGCCGCGGCGTCTACCTCGACTTCGCCGCCTCCATCAAGCGGCTGGGCGAGAACGTGGTCCGCGAGCGCTACGGGAACCTGTTCGAGATGTACGAGCGGATCACCGACGAGGACGCGTACAAGCAGCCGATGCGCATCTACCCGGCGCCGCACTACTCGATGGGCGGCCTCTGGGTGGACTACAACCTGATGAGCAACATCCCGGGCCTGTTCGTGCTCGGCGAGGCGAACTTCTCCGTCCACGGCGCGAACCGCCTGGGCGCCAGCGCGCTGATGCAGGGCCTGGCGGACGGCTACTTCGTCATCCCGAACACCATCGCCGGCTACCTCGCGACCACCAAGCCCGGCAAGGTCAAGGCCGACCACCCCGAGTTCAAGAAGTCGGTGGAGGAGGTGCACGGCGCCTCCAAGAAGCTGCTCGGCATCAACGGGAAGAAGACCGTGACCGAGTTCATCCGCGAGCTCGGCACGACGATGTGGGAGGACGTCGGCATGGCCCGGAGCAAGGAGTCGCTCACCAAGGCGCTCCAGAAGATCCCGGCCATCCGCAAGGAGTTCTGGGAGAACGTGAAGGTCTCCGGCAAGGGTGAGGAGCTCAACCAGCAGCTCGAGAACGCCGGCCGCACCGCCGACTTCCTCGAGTTCGCCGAGCTGCTCGCCCGCGACGCCCTGCACCGCGAGGAGTCCTGCGGCGGTCACTTCCGCGTCGAGCACCAGTACCCGGACGGCGAGGCGAAGCGCGACGACGCGAACTTCTGCTACACGGCCGCCTGGGAGTTCAAGGGTATCGGCAAGGAGCCGGAGCTCCACAAGGAGCCGCTCAAGTTCGAGAACGTCCACCTCGCGGTGAGGAGCTACAAGTAA
- a CDS encoding S41 family peptidase, with product MRPALLLPLAALLALASPLPAANASAPAPAPGSAACEAAPGPAPAACDGDGPLCPAAARVRIACELRQAIEARYVFLTTKPFTLAAAGRPGFDPRAHLEACVEGERAVAAERDPLRFYDRMRRCVAAFEDGHLLLRVPSGAPQVALGIGLRLAADGRVYVASRSPALGEALARAGLPDPGALLAPGTRVVAVDGRPVRAAMDELAAHVPGSSAAARDERAVDALTRRDFLHPARATAELTVIARGARRTVRLPWWASPGAGRGALGRALLARTGIRTADLGEAAAALVDGGDPAGGARRTDSIFAPDQAAALRTYTGDGGGPAARLGEVSGPGGRPVCYAQLLSLHTEALSAGGERRPFGDVLGEFLRGCDARGADLVLDLRQNGGGYLSHSTALARMLLPAGTSSPGGALVLRATEFNEGVYRERAPMLGGAPAVGVRSRSEPERVLDSIRGARKAGDDFTPALLEPPLRPDPAEGGFRGRVVALTSPSCMSACERLAGLLRSGGRAVLVGGPTEGAGGSQQEAKGLAARWTDSRGRLSVSIPNAAMGIQPPDGAGEDASADRFFAALALENRPVEPHRPYATARADLVDHGRGWREQAWAALERERRAGGP from the coding sequence ATGCGTCCCGCCCTGCTCCTCCCGCTCGCCGCGCTCCTCGCGCTGGCCTCCCCGCTGCCCGCGGCGAACGCCTCCGCGCCGGCGCCGGCTCCGGGTTCGGCCGCCTGCGAGGCCGCGCCCGGCCCCGCGCCGGCGGCGTGCGACGGGGACGGGCCGCTCTGCCCCGCGGCGGCGCGCGTCCGGATCGCCTGCGAGCTCCGGCAGGCCATCGAGGCGCGGTACGTGTTCCTCACCACCAAGCCCTTCACGCTCGCCGCGGCCGGCCGCCCGGGGTTCGATCCGCGCGCCCACCTCGAGGCGTGCGTCGAGGGCGAGCGCGCCGTCGCGGCCGAGCGCGATCCGCTCCGCTTCTACGACCGGATGCGCCGCTGCGTGGCCGCCTTCGAGGACGGGCACCTGCTGCTGCGGGTGCCGTCCGGCGCGCCGCAGGTCGCGCTCGGCATCGGCCTGCGCCTCGCCGCCGACGGCCGGGTCTACGTGGCGAGCCGCTCGCCGGCGCTCGGGGAGGCGCTGGCGCGCGCCGGCCTCCCCGACCCGGGGGCGCTGCTCGCGCCCGGCACCCGCGTCGTCGCGGTGGACGGCCGCCCGGTGCGCGCGGCGATGGACGAGCTCGCCGCGCACGTCCCGGGCAGCTCGGCCGCGGCCCGCGACGAGCGCGCCGTGGACGCGCTCACCCGCCGCGACTTCCTGCACCCCGCCCGCGCCACCGCCGAGCTGACGGTGATCGCCCGCGGCGCCCGCCGCACGGTGCGCCTGCCGTGGTGGGCCTCGCCGGGCGCGGGCCGCGGCGCGCTGGGCCGCGCGCTCCTGGCCCGCACCGGGATCCGGACCGCCGACCTGGGCGAGGCCGCGGCCGCCCTGGTGGACGGCGGCGACCCGGCCGGCGGGGCGCGCCGGACCGACTCGATCTTCGCGCCGGACCAGGCGGCCGCGCTCCGGACGTACACCGGCGACGGCGGCGGGCCGGCGGCGCGCCTGGGCGAGGTCTCCGGGCCCGGCGGGCGGCCGGTGTGCTACGCGCAGCTCCTCTCCCTCCACACGGAGGCGCTGTCGGCCGGCGGCGAGCGGCGCCCGTTCGGCGACGTCCTGGGCGAGTTCCTGCGCGGCTGCGACGCCCGCGGCGCCGACCTGGTGCTCGACCTGCGCCAGAACGGCGGCGGGTACCTCTCGCACTCGACCGCGCTGGCGCGGATGCTCCTGCCGGCGGGGACGTCGTCGCCGGGCGGCGCGCTGGTGCTGCGCGCCACCGAGTTCAACGAGGGCGTGTACCGCGAGCGCGCGCCGATGCTGGGCGGCGCGCCCGCGGTGGGCGTGCGATCGCGCTCCGAGCCGGAGCGGGTGCTCGACTCGATCCGCGGGGCCCGGAAGGCCGGCGACGACTTCACCCCCGCGCTGCTGGAGCCGCCGCTCCGCCCGGATCCGGCGGAGGGCGGGTTCCGCGGCCGCGTGGTGGCGCTCACCTCGCCCTCGTGCATGAGCGCGTGCGAGCGGCTCGCTGGGCTGCTCCGGAGCGGCGGGCGCGCGGTCCTGGTGGGCGGCCCGACCGAGGGCGCCGGCGGGAGCCAGCAGGAGGCGAAGGGGCTCGCGGCGCGCTGGACCGACTCGCGCGGGCGGCTGTCGGTCTCCATCCCGAACGCCGCCATGGGCATCCAGCCGCCCGACGGCGCCGGCGAGGACGCCTCCGCCGACCGGTTCTTCGCCGCGCTCGCCCTGGAGAACCGCCCGGTGGAGCCGCACCGCCCGTACGCGACCGCGCGCGCCGACCTGGTGGATCACGGCCGCGGGTGGCGCGAGCAGGCCTGGGCGGCGCTGGAGCGCGAACGTCGGGCCGGGGGCCCCTGA
- a CDS encoding ATP-binding protein, which yields MSLDPELIERLKRVLAAVEPLLPRPAVPIDWATCHAANWHRSTFAGTMEPVPGVEGIHLEDLLGIEPQKKALEDNTRQFLAGLPANNALLWGVRGTGKSSLVRALLHAYADRGLRIIQVDKDDLVSLPGIVDAVKGEPYRFVLFSDDLSFEPGDASYKVLKSALDGSVYALPENVLIYVTSNRRHLVPEYESDNRGAMMVEGEIHYGEAVEEKISLSGRFGLWVGFHTFSQDLYVDVARRWVGKLCERTGVKVPWTREAETAAVLWSQRKGDRSGRIAYQFACDWVGRSAMEQRTA from the coding sequence ATGAGCCTCGACCCCGAGCTGATCGAGCGGCTGAAGCGGGTGCTGGCCGCGGTGGAGCCGCTCCTCCCGCGTCCCGCGGTGCCCATCGACTGGGCCACCTGCCACGCCGCCAACTGGCACCGCAGCACCTTCGCCGGGACCATGGAGCCGGTGCCCGGGGTCGAGGGCATCCACCTCGAGGACCTGCTCGGCATCGAGCCGCAGAAGAAGGCGCTCGAGGACAACACCCGGCAGTTCCTGGCCGGGCTGCCCGCCAACAACGCGCTGCTGTGGGGCGTGCGCGGCACCGGCAAGTCGTCGCTCGTGCGCGCGCTCCTGCACGCCTACGCGGACCGTGGCCTGCGCATCATCCAGGTGGACAAGGACGACCTGGTGAGCCTGCCCGGCATCGTGGACGCGGTGAAGGGCGAGCCGTACCGGTTCGTGCTGTTCTCCGACGACCTGTCCTTCGAGCCCGGCGACGCGAGCTACAAGGTGCTGAAGAGCGCGCTCGACGGCTCGGTGTACGCGCTCCCCGAGAACGTCCTCATCTACGTCACCTCGAACCGCCGGCACCTCGTGCCGGAGTACGAGAGCGACAACCGCGGCGCCATGATGGTGGAGGGCGAGATCCACTACGGCGAGGCGGTGGAGGAGAAGATCTCGCTGTCCGGCCGCTTCGGCCTGTGGGTCGGGTTCCACACCTTCAGCCAGGATCTCTACGTGGACGTGGCGCGGCGCTGGGTGGGGAAGCTGTGCGAGCGCACCGGCGTGAAGGTGCCCTGGACCCGAGAGGCGGAGACGGCCGCGGTGCTCTGGTCGCAGCGCAAGGGCGACCGCAGCGGCCGCATCGCCTACCAGTTCGCGTGCGACTGGGTGGGCCGCAGCGCCATGGAGCAGCGCACCGCCTGA
- a CDS encoding M36 family metallopeptidase — MRDAVGPSLLVRAAVGCALALLLAAPDGAAAAPGARVYRAAAGGALTPPSRAPVTQVVAGFLRSHGAARATVDGLAIAAESRGRGGITHLRLEQRAGGLRVAGGYARAAVDASGRLLHLVDGLAPVAGGAVAPARVGEAQALEAALRRLGYQPAAAPGVTGRDGDLTVFARDPARFHAPPTVERVAVPEPGGALRAGFVVETWSERGNLLHHTLVDGDGAVRSVELRTANDSYAVFVEDPSKTPQAVVSGPAPGGLESPIGWLYAGAQSTIDIAGNNVNAYLDADANNRPDRGGTSVTDGNFLTAADLTAQPSTAGNRAVAVQNLFYLNNVIHDVLYVHGFDEAAGNFQDANFGRGGKERDSVNAEAQDGGGTDNANFATPTDGRSPRMQMYLWNGPVPPLEVVVNAPAGIAGSYDAAGAEFGPSLTTAGVTADVVLVDDGTGTATDGCEAIQNAVAGRIALVDRGSCNFTLKVLNAQSAGAVAVIVANNQGGDAVFTMGGTERKIRIPAVMISQNDGVTLKGATGVNATARRKDPAPLMVDGDLDSDVVFHEYGHGLTWRMIGGMSGPLAGAVGEGMSDVLAVVMNEDDRVGEYASSNPLGIRTAPYTGYPRTYGDVAGTEVHLDGEVYGAIGWRLFQAFQTAGLGKSLLLDYLVDGMNYTPSTPAFEDMRDGILQAVGAGGSPDAAAHACLVWDAFAAYGVGVGAQGVVDASGAVTVTESFAKPAGCP; from the coding sequence ATGCGTGATGCAGTCGGTCCGAGTCTCCTGGTCCGCGCCGCCGTCGGCTGCGCGCTCGCTCTCCTCCTGGCCGCGCCGGACGGCGCCGCCGCCGCGCCCGGCGCGCGCGTGTACCGCGCCGCGGCCGGCGGGGCGCTCACGCCTCCGTCGCGGGCGCCGGTGACGCAGGTGGTCGCGGGGTTCCTGCGATCCCACGGCGCCGCGCGCGCCACCGTGGACGGGCTCGCGATCGCGGCCGAGTCGCGCGGGCGGGGCGGCATCACCCACCTCCGCCTCGAGCAGCGCGCCGGGGGCCTGCGCGTCGCGGGCGGCTACGCGCGCGCGGCCGTGGACGCCAGCGGGCGGCTGCTCCACCTCGTGGACGGGCTCGCGCCCGTGGCCGGGGGCGCCGTCGCGCCGGCGCGCGTCGGCGAGGCGCAGGCGCTCGAGGCGGCGCTGCGGCGCCTCGGGTACCAGCCGGCGGCGGCGCCCGGGGTGACGGGCCGCGACGGCGACCTCACCGTGTTCGCGCGCGACCCCGCGAGGTTCCACGCCCCGCCCACCGTGGAGCGCGTGGCCGTCCCCGAGCCGGGCGGCGCGCTCCGCGCCGGGTTCGTGGTCGAGACCTGGAGCGAGCGCGGGAACCTGCTGCACCACACGCTCGTGGACGGCGACGGCGCGGTCCGGTCGGTCGAGCTGCGCACCGCGAACGACAGCTACGCCGTGTTCGTCGAGGATCCCTCGAAGACGCCGCAGGCGGTGGTCTCCGGCCCGGCGCCCGGCGGCCTCGAGTCGCCCATCGGCTGGCTGTACGCCGGCGCGCAGTCCACCATCGACATCGCCGGCAACAACGTGAACGCGTACCTGGACGCGGACGCGAACAACCGCCCGGACCGCGGCGGCACCTCGGTCACCGACGGGAACTTCCTCACCGCGGCCGACCTCACGGCGCAGCCGTCCACCGCCGGGAACCGCGCGGTGGCGGTCCAGAACCTCTTCTACCTGAACAACGTCATCCACGACGTCCTGTACGTGCACGGCTTCGACGAGGCCGCCGGGAACTTCCAGGACGCCAACTTCGGGCGCGGCGGGAAGGAGCGCGACTCGGTGAACGCCGAGGCGCAGGACGGCGGCGGCACCGACAACGCGAACTTCGCGACGCCCACCGACGGGCGCTCGCCCCGGATGCAGATGTACCTGTGGAACGGCCCGGTGCCGCCGCTCGAGGTGGTGGTGAACGCGCCCGCCGGGATCGCCGGGAGCTACGACGCCGCCGGCGCCGAGTTCGGTCCCTCGCTGACCACGGCCGGGGTCACCGCCGACGTGGTCCTCGTGGACGACGGCACCGGCACGGCGACCGACGGCTGCGAGGCGATCCAGAACGCGGTGGCCGGGCGGATCGCGCTGGTGGATCGCGGGAGCTGCAACTTCACCCTCAAGGTGCTGAACGCGCAGTCGGCGGGCGCGGTGGCGGTGATCGTCGCGAACAACCAGGGCGGCGACGCCGTCTTCACCATGGGCGGGACCGAGCGGAAGATCCGCATCCCGGCGGTGATGATCTCGCAGAACGACGGCGTGACGCTGAAGGGCGCGACGGGCGTGAACGCCACCGCGCGGCGGAAGGACCCCGCCCCGCTGATGGTGGACGGCGACCTCGACTCCGACGTCGTGTTCCACGAGTACGGGCACGGCCTCACCTGGCGCATGATCGGCGGCATGAGCGGTCCGCTCGCCGGCGCGGTCGGGGAGGGCATGAGCGACGTGCTCGCGGTGGTCATGAACGAGGACGACCGCGTGGGCGAGTACGCGTCCAGCAACCCGCTCGGCATCCGGACCGCGCCGTACACCGGCTACCCGCGGACCTACGGCGACGTGGCCGGCACCGAGGTCCACCTCGACGGCGAGGTGTACGGGGCCATCGGCTGGCGGCTGTTCCAGGCGTTCCAGACGGCCGGGCTGGGCAAGTCGCTGCTGCTCGACTACCTGGTGGACGGGATGAACTACACGCCGTCCACGCCCGCGTTCGAGGACATGCGCGACGGCATCCTCCAGGCGGTCGGCGCGGGCGGGAGCCCGGACGCGGCGGCGCACGCGTGCCTGGTGTGGGACGCGTTCGCGGCGTACGGCGTGGGCGTCGGCGCGCAGGGCGTCGTGGACGCGTCGGGCGCGGTGACCGTGACGGAGTCGTTCGCGAAGCCGGCCGGGTGTCCGTAG